The Achromobacter deleyi region CGCCAAGCGTCACGTCGCCGCTGGCGCGCACCGAAACCAGGCCGCCATCCACGTAAGGCAAAGCCTGGGCCGGCCACGCGCTTTCGCGCCAGTCCGCACGCACGCCGCTGGCGTCCAGCGCCACGCCATCGGCCACGCGGGTCCAGGCGGCCGTGTCCGCGTCGGGTTCGAAGACCACGTCCTCCACCCGCCCGTTGACGCTGACCTGGGTCAGGACATTGCCCAGGCGTATGACGCCGCTCCTGGCGACCAGGTCGGCGCGCACATCCACGCGAGGCCCCGCCAGCACGATCTCGCCGCCGCTTGCCACCTGCAGCGCCGCGTCCACGACGATATCGGGCGCGGCGATGCGCACCGCGCTCAATCCGCTGCGCGCAAGCTGTCCGCTGTCCAGCAGCAGCCTGCCGCGACGGTCTTCCGGCAAGGCTTCCTGGAGATCCAGGCCTGCCGCGATGCGCTCGGCGCCATTGCCGATCACCACCTCGCGGATCGGGTCCTGCGCCATGCCCAACGCGTGGGTGAGCCTTGCGTCGCCACGTACGTAGTAAGGCGTGTACGCGCCCACGACAAGTTGCCCGCCTCGCGCCACCGAGCGCTGCGACTGGCTGAACCCGTCGACGCCGGCCTGCGCCGCCCGCGACTGGCGCGGTCCCTGGTAGACATCGCTGACGATCTCGCCTTCGAGCACAGCGCTGGATGAGCCCACCACAAGCAGGCCTGCATCCCGCCCCACCGTGTAGCCCGGTTCCCATCTCCGGGTAGGGGCGATCAGCGGGTTGTAGAAGCGCCGCGTGTGCCCCCAGCGTTTGCTGGTCGCCTCATAGCCCCGATACAGCCCGGTGTACGGCAGATCGCCGGGCGCGTTCGACACCTCGTAAAGCCGTCCGTCCGCGCCGCGCAGCCAGCTCTGTTGCAGGTAGCCGTCCTGCACGTCGAGCGTGCCGCCCGACAGGTTGACCTGGGAGCCGGCCTGCGTCACCAGCTCGGCGCCGGTGAAGCGCACCGTGCCCCCCTGCGCCAGCCACTGGCCCGCGCTGCGGCCCTGCGTGCCCAGATAGCCGCCCACCTCCAGCAGCCCGCCGGCCGTGTACCAGCGATCCGATGCATAGCCGTTCGTGCCTGCCGGCGCCAGCACCAGGTCCCGCACGTCCACCCAGACATCGGAGCTGTTCAGTTTGCCGCTCTCGCGGTTGACCGGCGCGTCGCGCTGTTCATTGCCCTGTATGTTGATCTTGACGCTGTTGGACTCCATGGCCACGGCGACGCCGACGGCGCCCGCCACATCGATGATGGCGCCCTCGCGCACCAGCGTGCGCTTGCCCGCGTCTACGACAACCTGCCCGCCCGTGGCCAGCGTCAGGGATCCCTTCTCGAAATCGGCCGTGCCGCCGCTGACGATGCGCACCAGGGACAGGTCGCGGCGGAAATCGTCGGCGGGGACGATGGCGGCTTCGCCGGTATCGACCGTCGGCTTCAGGAGGCCCGCGCGCTGGGTATCCAGCGCGACGTCGGCGCTCGCGTCGACCAGGATGGCGGAGACCGCGTTTTGGGCAAGCCTGACGCTGCCCTTGTCGCCCGACGCGTTCAGGTGGATCGTCCCCCGATGGTTGACCGACGTGGTCGACGCCAGCACGCCCGCCTGCTCGACCGCGCTGGCCGTCAGGGTGATGTCCCCCTGCGGCGACTGGATCAACCCGGTGTTGCGCGCCAGGCCCTCCCCCGCGGCGGTCACCTCGTTGCCGCGCGTGGTCGATTGCGGATTGCCCTCGGTTCCCTGCCCCTTCTTGATGATGAAGCTGTCGCCCGCGGCCAGCAGGCTCTGTCCGCGCGGCGTGTGCAGGGCGCCCGCGTTCTCGACCTGCTTGCCCGCCAGCAGCACGTAGCCGCCGCCCGAGGTGCTGGAAGCGGGCTCATGCGTCGAGATCCGCGCGCCCTGCTCCACGCGCACCTGGCCGATCGCCTCGGAGAAGGTCGGCGCGCTGTTGGCGCCGTATAGGCCTTCCTGGAATTGGGCGTCGCTGATCCGGGCCGCCGCCGCCACCAGATTGCGCACGTTCACCTGGCTCGATCCACTGAACACCACGCCGTTCTGGTTGACGACCATCACGGTGCCGTCCGCCCGGATCGCTCCCTGGATCTGGCTGGGGCGGGCATCGGCCCCGACCACGCGGTTCAGCACGGCGTCGTTCGGCCCCTGCTGGAACTCCAGCCGCGTGTTCCGGCCGACGTTGAACGTATCCCAGTTCAAGACCGCCTTGCTGTCCGTCTGCTTCACCGAAACGCGGCGTTCGCCATTGGCGTCCGCCACGGCGACGGGCCGTTCCGCGCCGCGCCAGGCCAGCGGATTTCCCGCCGCGTCCTTGTCCCACAGGCCACCCGGCGCATAGCCTTCGGGGACGGGCGCATCGCCGCGCCCGACGGCGCGCGCCGCCGCCTGGGCGGCCTGCTGCGCGGCGATGGCGGCGGCCGCGGTGCCCACATTCGCAAGCGACCGGTTCAGTTGCTGTCGGGCCTGCTGTTGTTGGCGACCGGCGGAGCTGGCGTCGGACAGCGTCCCGCCGGGCAATCTGCCGGTCGCGGCGGCATTCGCTCGCGCGGCCCCCTTGGCCGCCATCCAGCCGCTGCTGAAGGGCCGCGCCTGCGCCTGCGCGTCAGGCGCGGCCAGGCCGCCGGCAATCGCGATCACGGCAATGGCCGCGACCAGGGGCTTCACACGCGGCAGCCTCGCGGCAGGCTGGCTTGGCCTGGATGCGCGGCGAAACAACGGCGTACGGTGCGAGTGAACGGAGGTGGGCGTGGGCATTGTCGATCGAATCCTGGTCTAGGCGATTACGACGCGCTTCGTACCGTGGCCGGTACGAAACGCGCCTCTTGTAGTCCTAGTCGATTGCCCGGCAGCGAAAGGGACACCCGCGGCCATGAAATTTTTATGACAGCGCAGCAAGCGGGCGCGGCTCGCACGCCGGCGTCCGTACGCCACGAGCTGTCCCGCGTCAGGTAATGACGACCACGTTGCCCACCCGCCGCACCGTGGCCTGGTACATCTGCTCGATATGCGTGATGGCCTCGTCCAGCGCGGCAATGGAAAAGCGCGCGCTCAGGCGATGGCGCGCCAGCTCGGAATTCATCAGCACCACCCTTCCGGGACGGTACCGGTTGATTTCATCCACGACGTCGGCCAGCGACAGGTCCTGGAACACGACGACGCCACGGCGCCAGGCTGACGCGGCCGCGCCCGGGTGGACGGCAGGCTGCACCGACACGCCGTCGTAGGACACCTGCTGGTCCGCGCGCAGGTCCACGCTGCCCGCCGGATGCAGCAGCCGCGCCACTCCGGCGGTGCAGCTCACGCTCGTGCGGGCTCCATCCAGGCGCCGGACCTCGACCTCGCCGTCGGCCACGTCGATGCGGCCATTGCCGGCCACGATCTCGCACGGCGCCCGCCCGGGGCGCACCGTCAGCGCGGCTTCCCCCGAGATCAGTTCAATGGCGCGCCGCTCGCCCTCCATCCGGAGCGCCACACTGGTTCGCGTGTTGAGCGACAGGCGGGTGTTGGCGTCCAGTTCGACGTCGCGCTGCTCGCCGACGCCGGTGCGATAATCCGCCCCCAGCTCCGACCACGATGGCCACATCCCCATTGGCGGACGCACAATCGCCGCGACGCCAAGCGCCCCGGCAGCGGAAGCCACCGCCCCGAAAAAGGCCCGCCGCCCAAGGCGCCGTTCTTGCGGATACGCCGGCGAGGCGTGGCGCGCGTCCAGCGCGCGCGCAATCGCGCCCACCTGGCGCCATTCCGTGCATGCCGCCGTCCAGGCGTGCTGGTGCGCGGCGCTTTGGGCGCGCCAGCGCCGGATCAGCTCGGCGTCGGCCGTGGTGGGCCGCCCGGTCGCGAAGTCGCGCACCAGGCCCAGCGCCTCGCGTTTAAGAGAGTCAGCGTCGTTGATCGTCATCATTCGTCAAGGCCCTGCTCATGAAAGCCCCTCTTTCCTAAGGACGTTTGGCGGCCATCAAAACGGACATGCAAACGAATCATGAATTTCTCGGCCCGCATGCTATTTGGCCTCCCGGCGTTGCAGCGCGGCGGCGCAGAAGTCGTGGGCCGCCTGCAGGTCCCTGCCCACCTGGCGTTCCGATATGCCCCATCGCTTGGCCATGTCGCTGCGCGACAGGCCATGGACGCGTATGGCGATCAGGATGTCGCGCTGGCGCGGGGCCATGGACTCCAGCAGCGCCAGCACGCCATCCATTTCCTGGCGCTGCTCGGCGCTTTGCGCCGGCCCGGGCGCCGGATCCTCCACCTCAAGAAAATCCTCGATCTCCGACGTGCTCAGCAGCCGCGCATCGCGCCGCATGCCATCGATGGCCGCATGCATCGCAGTGTTCACCAAATAGCTTTGGGGATGCTGGACGTCGTCCAGCCCGCCCTTGTCGTACAGGCGCAGGTAGGCATCGTGCAAGGCGTCGCCCGCCAGTTCGCTGGACCCTCCCAGCCGGCGCGCCACCCGGTTGCGCAGCGCGTCATAGCTTTCGACAAACAGCTGCCGCAGCTCGGGCAGGCCCTTGCCGCTCATGACGCGCACCCGCCGTCGCGGCGCATGCCCTCGGGCGTCAGGAGCAGGGTGACGGGCTGGCCGAATCCGGGCGGCGGTTCGCCCAGCGGCTGCCCCTGCAGGACGCTCCGGATTCGGGATTCGAGTTCGGGCCGGCCCGTCGCCACTACGTGCAGCACGTCGACCGAAGGCGGCTTCGGCGCGATGCGAAAGCGCAGCACCATGCGGTAGCTGCCGGCCTCGATGGCCGGATCGGCGCACAGCAGGCGCCGCAATTGCGCTTGCAGGCTGCCGTAGTAGCGCGCGCGCGGACTCCGGGCTGCCGACGAGGGCACGATCGCGTAGCGGCCCGTTTGCTCGGGCGGCGCAAACACCAGGGAGACGGCCTTGGGCGTCGCGTGGCGGATTTCCATCCCCGAACCCGCGATCATCCACCGCAGCCCGTCGTCGGCCGTATAGGCGCCGCGCAGCGCCGGCGAATACAGCCCGGAGATCCCACTGGAGTCGTAGATGACGGATCGCCCGGTCACGCTGCTGTACTGCTGAAGCGCGTCATGCAAGGGCATGCGGTCCAGATCGAAGTTGAAGAGCGCCGGCGGCTGCATCGCCGCGACAGCGCCGCACCAGCCAAGCATGGCGACGAGCCCCGCGGCCCGGCGCGCGCAACGGACAACGGACATGACGGTACGGAAATCCAGGCGAGAGCCATGCACATGAAACCAGGACGAAGACGGTAATGACCGCGACCGGCTGACATCCTAGATAGCGAATGCAACAATCCCATGACAGGTATGTAAGAGACCATGCGGCAGTCATCGACCTTCGACATCTCGGCAGCGGTCGCCAACGAGACCATCTGCTCTTCCACGGCCCGTTCCAGGCGCCATAGTAAAATCCGCCCCCCATGCGCTACTCCGACTTCGACCAACGCCTCGCCGCTCTCGGCGCCCTGCCCGTCCATCGTGGCCGGGTCGCGCGCGTCTGGCTGAAAGGGCAAGCGCTGGACATGGGCACGCGACGGCGGAGCGCCGAGAACTTTCTGCCTCTGACGCTGCGCGACGCCGTGCCCGCCTTGACGGCGGAACTGGACGGCCTCGCCCGCGTCCGCTCCGAACACGCCGGCAACGACGGCTCGCGCTTGCTCGTCGAACTCGCCGACGGGCAGATGGTGGAAAGCGTGCTGTTGCCGCGCGACGGGCTCTGCGTTTCCACCCAGGTCGGCTGCGCGGTCGGCTGCCGCTTCTGTATGACCGGCAAGAGCGGCCTGATCCGCCAGGTCACGAGCATGGAAATCCTCGCCCAGGTCGTGCTGGCGCGGCGTCTGCGCGCGGTG contains the following coding sequences:
- a CDS encoding FecR family protein, producing MMTINDADSLKREALGLVRDFATGRPTTADAELIRRWRAQSAAHQHAWTAACTEWRQVGAIARALDARHASPAYPQERRLGRRAFFGAVASAAGALGVAAIVRPPMGMWPSWSELGADYRTGVGEQRDVELDANTRLSLNTRTSVALRMEGERRAIELISGEAALTVRPGRAPCEIVAGNGRIDVADGEVEVRRLDGARTSVSCTAGVARLLHPAGSVDLRADQQVSYDGVSVQPAVHPGAAASAWRRGVVVFQDLSLADVVDEINRYRPGRVVLMNSELARHRLSARFSIAALDEAITHIEQMYQATVRRVGNVVVIT
- a CDS encoding RNA polymerase sigma factor, whose protein sequence is MSGKGLPELRQLFVESYDALRNRVARRLGGSSELAGDALHDAYLRLYDKGGLDDVQHPQSYLVNTAMHAAIDGMRRDARLLSTSEIEDFLEVEDPAPGPAQSAEQRQEMDGVLALLESMAPRQRDILIAIRVHGLSRSDMAKRWGISERQVGRDLQAAHDFCAAALQRREAK
- a CDS encoding STN domain-containing protein is translated as MSVVRCARRAAGLVAMLGWCGAVAAMQPPALFNFDLDRMPLHDALQQYSSVTGRSVIYDSSGISGLYSPALRGAYTADDGLRWMIAGSGMEIRHATPKAVSLVFAPPEQTGRYAIVPSSAARSPRARYYGSLQAQLRRLLCADPAIEAGSYRMVLRFRIAPKPPSVDVLHVVATGRPELESRIRSVLQGQPLGEPPPGFGQPVTLLLTPEGMRRDGGCAS